GCATGCAAAAGTACAATTTGCCAGTTGTTGTGGCGATTAATAAGTTTATAACTGATACTGATGCTGAAATTCAAGTGATAAAAGATTTTTGTGCAAAAATGGATGTAGAAGTCGCTAACTGTGAAATTTGGGAAAAAGGTGGAGAAGGTGGTAAAGAGCTTGTAGAAAAAGTTCTAAATGCCATTGAAAAAAATGAAAAATCTGAGAAAAAATATACTCCACTTTACGATTTGGACTTATCAATTCAAGAAAAAATTGAAAAAATTGCAAAAGAAATTTACGGAGCAGATGGAGTGGATTTTGCACCAAAAGCACTTAACAATATTAAAAAATACGTAGAAAACGGCTACGACAAATTGCCGGTATGTGTATCAAAAACACAGAAATCATTGTCAGATAACCCAAATCTATTGGGACGTCCTACAGGATTTAAAATAACAATTAATGAAGTTAGATTATCAGCAGGAGCAGGTTTCCTAGTAGCAATGGCAGGAACAATCATCGATATGCCAGGATTACCTAGAAAGCCAGCGGCGGAGTTAATTGACATTGATGAAAATGGGGTAATTTCAGGATTATTTTAAATTTAATATACAGATATAATAGAATGGAAGAACATAAAAATGGAAAATAAAAAGGTAAAAATGCGAAGACGGGACAGAGAAATTACAGACAATGAAAAAATAAAAGAAATTATAAAAGCCTGTGACTGTTGCCGTCTTGGCTTAAATGACAACGGAAAAGTCTACATTGTCCCACTAAATTTTGGCTTTACCGAAGAAAACGGAAACTATACATTTTACTTTCATGGTGCAAAGACAGGGAGAAAACTTGATATAATAAAACAAAATAACTACGCAGGATTTGAATTTGACACAAATCACAAAATTTACACAAAAGGCGATAAAGCCTGTGATTACACTGCCAGATTCCAAAGTATAATCGGAAATGGAAAAGTTGAGATTATTGAAGATTCACAGGAAAAAATGAAGGCGTTGCTGGAACTCATGAAGAAAAA
The DNA window shown above is from Leptotrichia wadei and carries:
- a CDS encoding pyridoxamine 5'-phosphate oxidase family protein, which translates into the protein MENKKVKMRRRDREITDNEKIKEIIKACDCCRLGLNDNGKVYIVPLNFGFTEENGNYTFYFHGAKTGRKLDIIKQNNYAGFEFDTNHKIYTKGDKACDYTARFQSIIGNGKVEIIEDSQEKMKALLELMKKNTGKSDWEFDERMLKAVCVFKLVVEEMSCKEHE